A part of Streptococcus porcinus genomic DNA contains:
- a CDS encoding excalibur calcium-binding domain-containing protein codes for MKNKSCLTAVLYVFLGIIIFSIILILMPLILIAGIISLWFYSKKKPDSKRKNYAIGAIAIGLIGTSILSFSLTHSSNTLKNTEQVAPNTVISSKNKETNPQAKHNSSQSQNKGISKANLAISQLEKDTNPINLEKARVAIKQIKNDKDRQLLQKRFVRLEQDMYTEEAKKITEELELTKTKSLIESARQKVNLITDVSQRKNFTDRINLVNKTIEEETQMAIINNAESAVKQLEVSQIRDHVANVQNKVNLVTDSERRTSLINRINTVISTIELHEIQEREAQATTAPQFSQPPSTSNSYYANCTAMRNANAAPIQQGQPGYSAHLDRDHDGWACE; via the coding sequence ATGAAAAATAAAAGTTGCTTAACTGCTGTTCTATATGTGTTTCTAGGAATTATTATTTTTAGTATTATTTTAATACTAATGCCTCTGATTTTAATAGCAGGAATTATAAGTCTATGGTTCTATAGCAAGAAAAAACCAGATAGCAAAAGAAAAAATTATGCTATCGGTGCGATAGCCATAGGTTTAATTGGAACTTCTATTTTAAGTTTTAGTCTTACACATTCTTCTAATACACTTAAAAATACAGAGCAAGTAGCTCCTAACACTGTCATTAGCTCCAAAAATAAAGAGACAAATCCTCAAGCTAAACACAACTCTTCCCAGAGTCAGAACAAAGGCATTAGTAAAGCTAATCTAGCTATTAGTCAGTTAGAAAAGGATACCAATCCTATAAATCTAGAAAAAGCTAGAGTAGCTATCAAGCAAATCAAAAACGATAAGGATAGACAACTATTACAAAAACGCTTCGTACGGCTTGAGCAAGACATGTATACAGAAGAAGCAAAAAAGATAACTGAAGAGTTAGAATTAACAAAAACTAAATCCTTAATTGAAAGCGCTAGACAGAAGGTAAATCTCATCACTGACGTTAGCCAAAGGAAAAATTTTACAGACCGCATTAATTTAGTGAATAAGACTATTGAGGAAGAAACCCAGATGGCCATCATAAACAATGCCGAAAGTGCTGTGAAGCAGCTTGAGGTGAGTCAAATCCGTGATCATGTTGCCAATGTGCAAAATAAAGTTAACCTCGTTACCGATAGTGAACGGAGAACAAGCCTAATTAATCGTATAAATACAGTTATTTCAACCATTGAGTTGCACGAAATTCAAGAACGTGAAGCTCAAGCAACGACAGCCCCGCAGTTTTCCCAACCCCCTTCAACTAGCAATAGCTACTATGCTAACTGTACGGCTATGCGGAATGCTAATGCCGCCCCAATCCAACAAGGTCAGCCAGGTTACAGTGCACACTTAGATCGTGACCATGACGGATGGGCATGTGAATGA
- a CDS encoding DUF1129 domain-containing protein, whose protein sequence is MDFQQLTKKNQEFIHIATNRLIQDGKSDQEIKDILEETVPTILERQRQGIPARTFLGAPTAWAASFTEKTGTKTGKKVEEAAKNTNPWLMWLDTSLIFIGIVALLNGMMTFFNPATKANGTGLLSLLALGFGGGASMYATYYFVYRHMNKPKSQRPGWIKIIGALGLAMLIWVSLYTATAYLPQTLNPQLPPLVLLVLGALAIALRYYLKRKYNVQNAMSAR, encoded by the coding sequence ATGGATTTTCAACAACTAACCAAAAAGAATCAAGAATTTATTCATATTGCTACTAACCGTTTAATTCAAGATGGCAAATCTGATCAAGAAATTAAAGACATTTTAGAAGAAACAGTTCCTACGATTCTTGAAAGACAAAGACAAGGGATCCCAGCTCGCACCTTTTTAGGTGCTCCAACTGCTTGGGCGGCTTCCTTTACTGAAAAAACAGGAACAAAAACTGGCAAAAAAGTTGAAGAAGCTGCAAAAAATACCAATCCTTGGTTAATGTGGTTAGATACTTCATTAATCTTTATTGGAATTGTCGCCCTTTTAAATGGGATGATGACATTCTTTAATCCAGCCACTAAGGCTAATGGAACAGGATTACTTTCCTTACTAGCCCTAGGTTTTGGTGGGGGAGCTTCTATGTATGCCACTTATTATTTTGTCTACCGTCATATGAATAAACCAAAAAGCCAACGACCAGGATGGATTAAAATCATTGGAGCTCTTGGATTAGCAATGTTAATCTGGGTAAGTCTTTATACTGCAACTGCCTACCTACCACAAACACTTAACCCTCAGTTACCACCTCTTGTTTTACTTGTGTTAGGAGCACTTGCAATTGCCCTTCGCTATTACCTCAAAAGAAAATATAATGTCCAAAACGCTATGTCAGCGCGCTAA
- the uvrA gene encoding excinuclease ABC subunit UvrA, with protein MQDKLIIHGARAHNLKNIDVEIPRDKLVVVTGLSGSGKSSLAFDTIYAEGQRRYVESLSAYARQFLGNMEKPDVDSIDGLSPAISIDQKTTSKNPRSTVGTVTEINDYLRLLYARVGTPYCINGHGAITASSVEQIVEQVLGLPERTRMQILSPIIRRKKGQHKTVFEKIQKDGYVRVRVDGDIYDISEVPELSKSKMHDIEVVIDRLVNKEGIRSRLFDSIEAALRLGDGYLIIDTMDGHELQFSEHYSCPICGFTVPELEPRLFSFNAPFGSCPTCDGLGIKLEVDLDLVIPDPSKTLREGALAPWNPISSNYYPTMLEQAMATFGVDMDKPYQDLSEADKDLILYGSGDREFHFHYVNDFGGERNIDIPFEGVVANINRRYHETNSEYTRNVMRAYMNALTCTTCHGYRLNDQALCVRVGGQDGPNIGQISELSIADHLELLEGLILSENESTIAKPILKEIHDRLTFLNNVGLNYLTLSRASGTLSGGESQRIRLATQIGSNLSGVLYILDEPSIGLHQRDNDRLIDSLKKMRDLGNTLIVVEHDEDTMMQADWLIDVGPGAGEFGGQIIASGTPNQVAKNKKSITGQYLSGKKAIPVPLERRRGNGRFLEIKGASENNLQNINVRFPLGKFIAVTGVSGSGKSTLINSILKKVVAQHLNRNSEKPGKHNSFEGIEHIDRLIDIDQSPIGRTPRSNPATYTGVFDDIRDLFAQTNEAKIRGYKKGRFSFNVKGGRCEACSGDGIIKIEMHFLPDVYVPCEVCHGRRYNSETLEVHYKDKNIAEILDMTVDDALEFFAAIPKIARKIQTIKDVGLGYVTLGQPATTLSGGEAQRMKLASELHKRSTGKSLYILDEPTTGLHTDDIARLLTVLERFVDDGNTVLVIEHNLDVIKSADHIIDLGPEGGVGGGQVIATGTPEEVAKVKESYTGHYLQMKLQ; from the coding sequence ATGCAAGATAAGTTAATTATTCATGGAGCGCGAGCTCACAATTTAAAAAATATAGACGTAGAGATTCCTAGGGATAAACTTGTTGTCGTTACAGGACTGTCTGGGTCAGGGAAGTCCAGTTTGGCGTTTGACACCATCTATGCTGAGGGACAACGTCGCTACGTAGAGAGCTTATCAGCCTACGCTCGGCAATTTTTAGGTAACATGGAAAAACCTGATGTTGACTCCATTGATGGTCTTAGTCCAGCTATTTCTATTGATCAAAAAACAACTAGCAAGAATCCACGTTCGACAGTTGGTACTGTTACGGAAATTAATGACTACTTGAGGCTTTTGTATGCGCGTGTAGGAACGCCCTACTGCATCAATGGGCATGGTGCGATAACTGCTTCATCTGTTGAGCAAATCGTGGAACAAGTTTTGGGCTTGCCAGAACGGACGAGGATGCAAATCTTGTCTCCGATTATTCGTCGTAAGAAGGGGCAACATAAAACAGTTTTTGAAAAAATTCAAAAAGATGGTTACGTTCGAGTTCGAGTTGATGGGGACATTTACGATATTTCGGAAGTTCCCGAATTGTCTAAAAGCAAAATGCATGATATAGAAGTTGTTATTGATCGGTTAGTCAACAAGGAAGGTATTCGTAGTCGCTTATTTGATTCTATCGAAGCTGCCTTACGACTGGGAGATGGCTATCTTATTATTGACACTATGGATGGTCATGAACTCCAGTTTTCAGAACACTATTCTTGTCCGATTTGTGGTTTTACTGTACCAGAATTAGAGCCTCGTCTTTTCTCTTTCAATGCACCGTTTGGCTCTTGTCCAACCTGTGATGGATTGGGGATTAAATTAGAAGTGGATTTAGACCTAGTTATTCCAGATCCGAGTAAAACACTACGTGAGGGGGCACTTGCTCCTTGGAATCCAATTTCATCTAATTATTACCCAACGATGCTTGAGCAGGCGATGGCTACCTTTGGAGTTGATATGGATAAACCTTATCAAGATTTATCTGAAGCTGATAAGGATTTGATTTTGTATGGTTCGGGTGATCGTGAATTTCATTTTCATTATGTTAATGATTTTGGTGGAGAGCGGAACATTGACATTCCTTTTGAAGGTGTCGTAGCAAACATTAATCGTCGGTACCATGAAACAAATAGTGAATATACTCGAAATGTGATGCGGGCTTATATGAACGCATTAACTTGCACAACTTGTCATGGCTATCGTCTAAATGATCAAGCCTTATGTGTTCGAGTCGGTGGTCAAGATGGACCAAACATTGGTCAAATTTCAGAACTATCTATTGCTGATCACTTGGAACTCTTGGAAGGGTTAATTCTTTCTGAAAATGAGAGCACAATTGCTAAACCGATACTTAAAGAGATTCATGATCGTTTAACCTTTTTAAATAATGTCGGTTTAAACTATCTAACTCTTTCTCGTGCTTCGGGCACCTTGTCGGGAGGTGAAAGTCAACGAATTCGTCTTGCAACGCAAATCGGGTCCAACTTATCAGGAGTTCTTTATATCCTTGATGAGCCTTCAATTGGTCTACATCAGCGTGATAATGACCGCCTGATTGATAGTTTAAAAAAGATGCGTGACTTAGGTAATACATTAATTGTTGTAGAGCATGATGAAGATACTATGATGCAGGCAGATTGGTTGATTGACGTGGGTCCTGGGGCAGGTGAATTTGGGGGACAAATTATTGCCTCAGGAACTCCAAACCAAGTTGCTAAGAATAAAAAATCGATTACGGGACAATATTTATCTGGTAAAAAAGCAATTCCTGTACCGTTAGAACGACGCCGAGGAAATGGACGTTTCCTAGAGATTAAAGGAGCAAGTGAAAATAATTTACAGAATATAAATGTTCGTTTTCCACTAGGGAAATTTATTGCCGTAACAGGTGTATCTGGCTCTGGAAAATCAACACTGATTAATAGTATTTTGAAAAAAGTGGTTGCTCAACACCTTAATCGAAATTCCGAGAAACCTGGCAAACATAACTCTTTTGAAGGGATTGAGCATATTGATCGTTTAATTGATATTGATCAAAGCCCAATTGGAAGAACTCCTCGCTCAAATCCAGCAACTTATACAGGTGTTTTCGATGACATTCGTGATCTTTTTGCTCAAACTAATGAAGCTAAAATCCGTGGTTATAAGAAAGGTCGCTTCTCATTTAATGTTAAAGGTGGTCGTTGCGAAGCATGCTCAGGAGATGGTATTATTAAAATTGAAATGCACTTTCTCCCTGATGTTTACGTTCCATGTGAAGTATGTCATGGACGTCGTTATAATTCTGAAACCTTAGAAGTTCATTATAAAGACAAAAATATTGCTGAAATATTAGATATGACCGTAGATGATGCTTTAGAATTTTTCGCAGCAATTCCTAAAATTGCCCGTAAGATTCAAACTATTAAAGATGTTGGACTAGGTTATGTGACTTTGGGGCAACCTGCTACGACACTGTCAGGAGGGGAAGCCCAACGGATGAAATTAGCTAGTGAGCTTCACAAGCGTTCAACAGGTAAGAGCCTTTATATCTTAGATGAGCCAACAACAGGCTTGCATACTGATGATATTGCACGACTGTTAACAGTGCTGGAACGATTTGTAGATGATGGTAATACTGTTTTAGTAATTGAGCATAACTTGGATGTTATTAAGTCAGCAGATCATATCATTGATCTAGGTCCAGAAGGTGGTGTAGGTGGCGGCCAAGTTATTGCCACTGGTACACCAGAAGAAGTAGCTAAGGTCAAAGAAAGCTATACAGGACATTATTTACAAATGAAATTACAATAA
- a CDS encoding single-stranded DNA-binding protein, which produces MINNVVLVGRMTKDAELRYTPNQVAVATFTLAVNRTFKSQNGEREADFINCVIWRQPAENLANWAKKGALIGITGRIQTRNYENQQGQRVYVTEVVADNFQMLESRATREGGSSNSYNSGGFNNASTNSNYSAPSQQTPNFGRDESPFGNSNPMEISDDDLPF; this is translated from the coding sequence ATGATTAATAATGTAGTACTAGTTGGTCGCATGACCAAAGATGCAGAGCTCCGTTATACCCCAAACCAAGTAGCAGTAGCTACTTTTACCCTTGCTGTCAATCGCACTTTCAAGAGCCAAAATGGGGAGCGTGAAGCAGATTTCATTAACTGTGTTATCTGGCGCCAACCTGCTGAAAATTTAGCGAATTGGGCAAAAAAAGGTGCTTTAATCGGAATTACTGGTCGTATTCAGACTCGTAATTATGAAAATCAACAAGGGCAACGTGTTTACGTAACGGAAGTGGTTGCGGATAATTTCCAAATGTTGGAAAGCCGTGCTACACGTGAAGGTGGCTCATCTAATTCTTATAATAGTGGTGGTTTTAATAACGCATCAACTAATAGTAATTATTCTGCTCCTTCTCAACAAACACCTAACTTTGGTCGAGATGAAAGTCCATTTGGTAATTCAAACCCAATGGAAATTTCAGATGACGATCTGCCATTCTAA
- the rpsF gene encoding 30S ribosomal protein S6, translated as MAKYEILYIIRPNIEEEAKNALVSRFDSILTDNGATIVESKDWEKRRLAYEINDFREGLYHIVNVESEEATALNEFDRLSKINGDILRHMIVKLDA; from the coding sequence ATGGCTAAATACGAAATTCTTTATATCATTCGTCCAAACATTGAAGAAGAAGCGAAAAACGCTTTGGTATCACGCTTTGACTCTATCTTAACTGACAACGGTGCTACAATCGTTGAATCAAAAGATTGGGAAAAACGTCGTCTTGCATACGAAATCAATGATTTCCGTGAAGGACTTTACCATATCGTTAACGTTGAATCTGAAGAAGCAACAGCTCTTAATGAGTTTGATCGTCTTTCAAAAATCAACGGTGACATTCTTCGTCACATGATCGTTAAACTTGACGCTTAA
- a CDS encoding magnesium transporter CorA family protein, with the protein MKQMFLSSAIEFKEIETFEPGAWIKLVNPSQEESIEVADQFNIDIEDLRAPLDIEETSRIAVEDDYTLIIVDVPTYEERNSKSYYVTVPLGIIVTEQAVITTCLQELTLFDHFHNKRVKNFYTFMKTRFVFQILYRNAELFLTALRTIDRQSDRLEAQLEKATRNEELVDMMELEKSIVYLKASLKFNERIVKKLSSSTSSLKKYIEDEDLLEDTLIETQQAIEMAGIYENVLNAMTETTASIINNNQNTIMKTLALMTMTLDIPTVIFSAYGMNFQNNWMPFNDLEHGFYLIVLIAALGSSGVIIYFLRKKWF; encoded by the coding sequence ATGAAACAAATGTTTCTTTCATCAGCAATTGAATTCAAAGAAATTGAAACATTCGAGCCAGGGGCTTGGATTAAACTGGTGAACCCCTCCCAGGAAGAGTCTATTGAGGTTGCTGATCAATTTAACATTGACATCGAAGACTTGAGAGCTCCGTTGGATATTGAAGAAACATCCCGTATCGCTGTTGAAGATGACTATACTTTAATCATCGTTGACGTCCCAACATACGAAGAACGCAATAGTAAGAGTTATTATGTCACCGTCCCACTGGGAATAATTGTTACCGAGCAAGCAGTGATTACAACTTGTCTTCAGGAGTTAACTTTATTTGACCATTTTCATAACAAGCGGGTGAAAAATTTCTATACCTTTATGAAAACGCGTTTCGTTTTTCAAATTTTATATCGCAATGCTGAGCTATTTCTTACTGCACTCCGTACGATTGATCGTCAAAGTGATCGCTTAGAAGCACAGCTTGAGAAGGCAACTCGTAACGAAGAACTTGTTGATATGATGGAACTTGAAAAATCCATCGTCTACTTGAAAGCCTCTTTGAAATTCAATGAGCGCATTGTCAAAAAACTATCCAGTTCTACTTCTTCTTTAAAGAAATACATCGAAGATGAAGATTTACTGGAGGATACACTGATTGAAACGCAGCAGGCCATTGAAATGGCTGGCATCTATGAAAATGTCTTAAATGCTATGACCGAGACAACAGCTTCTATCATCAATAACAATCAGAATACTATCATGAAAACCTTGGCTTTAATGACCATGACTTTGGATATTCCAACTGTTATTTTCTCGGCCTATGGTATGAACTTTCAGAATAACTGGATGCCCTTTAATGATTTAGAGCATGGTTTCTATCTCATTGTTCTGATTGCTGCTTTAGGATCATCTGGCGTTATCATCTATTTCTTAAGGAAAAAATGGTTTTAA
- a CDS encoding thioredoxin domain-containing protein: MSKKLTVILLLSFLLLNSKVTRAESPPILAHNEAQAILTYKQSSHYFKHTSIAKLQIMMVKGDQFYLYTGRATCPHCRSFIPKLLQVTQHCKVPIHYLDSENTSLDLTLRHFRTHYGIMTVPNLSYFQSNHLIKSLDKPSQAQKEDIWHFLLQQKIR, from the coding sequence ATGAGCAAGAAATTAACAGTCATATTACTACTATCTTTCTTGTTACTAAATAGTAAGGTTACTAGAGCTGAATCACCACCTATTTTAGCCCACAATGAGGCCCAAGCAATTTTAACTTATAAACAAAGCAGTCACTACTTCAAACATACTTCTATTGCTAAACTTCAAATTATGATGGTAAAAGGAGACCAATTTTACCTCTATACAGGCCGTGCGACTTGCCCCCACTGCAGAAGTTTCATCCCTAAACTTCTGCAGGTAACTCAACATTGCAAGGTCCCCATTCACTATTTAGATTCTGAAAACACCAGCCTTGATCTAACACTAAGGCATTTTAGAACACATTATGGGATAATGACTGTCCCCAATCTCTCATATTTTCAATCCAATCATCTCATTAAAAGTTTGGATAAGCCTAGTCAAGCACAAAAAGAAGATATCTGGCACTTTCTATTACAACAAAAAATCCGGTAG
- a CDS encoding M24 family metallopeptidase produces MGEIMEKRLMKCQELLKEKGLDAILVTNLTNCYYLTGFSGSAATILITSKRRIFITDSRYTLMAKASIEGFDIIESRTPLKVVAELLETDRVDNLAFEDQVSFSFYQALQTAFSGITLLAQAGFVEELRLIKDDSEIKTIAKACSISDKAFMDALDFIKPGITTEQELANFLDFQMRQYGASGTSFDTIAASGFRSAMPHGRASDKVIRSGESLTMDFGCYYNHYVSDMTRTIHIGQVTDQEREIYEIVLAANEALIEKACAGMTFTDFDKVPRDIITSAGYGSNFTHGIGHGIGLDIHENPFFGKSQQKLQVGMVVTDEPGIYLDNKYGVRIEDDLVITEMGCQVLTLAPKELIVL; encoded by the coding sequence ATGGGTGAAATTATGGAAAAACGTTTAATGAAATGTCAAGAATTACTAAAAGAGAAAGGGCTGGATGCTATTCTCGTCACTAATTTAACAAATTGTTATTATTTAACAGGTTTTTCAGGAAGTGCAGCAACTATTTTAATCACAAGCAAACGTCGTATCTTTATCACTGATTCTCGCTATACATTAATGGCCAAGGCTAGTATAGAAGGTTTTGATATTATCGAAAGTCGTACACCATTAAAAGTTGTTGCAGAGTTGTTAGAAACAGATCGAGTGGACAACCTTGCATTTGAGGACCAAGTTAGCTTTTCCTTTTATCAAGCACTGCAGACTGCTTTTTCGGGGATTACTTTGCTTGCGCAAGCAGGTTTTGTGGAGGAACTACGCTTGATTAAGGATGATTCTGAAATTAAGACAATTGCTAAAGCTTGCTCTATTTCGGATAAGGCCTTTATGGATGCTCTTGATTTTATTAAACCTGGAATAACTACTGAACAAGAGTTAGCTAATTTTTTAGATTTTCAGATGCGTCAGTATGGTGCTAGTGGAACTTCATTTGACACCATTGCAGCCTCAGGTTTTCGCTCTGCTATGCCCCACGGACGTGCTAGCGATAAGGTTATTAGGTCTGGAGAGAGTCTAACAATGGATTTTGGTTGTTACTATAACCACTATGTTAGTGATATGACTAGAACTATTCATATTGGACAGGTGACGGATCAAGAGCGTGAGATTTATGAGATTGTACTTGCGGCCAATGAGGCTCTGATAGAAAAAGCTTGTGCGGGTATGACCTTTACCGATTTTGATAAAGTCCCACGAGATATTATTACTTCAGCTGGTTACGGTAGTAACTTCACACACGGCATTGGCCATGGTATTGGACTTGATATCCACGAAAATCCATTTTTTGGAAAGTCTCAGCAAAAACTTCAGGTCGGTATGGTAGTAACAGATGAACCGGGTATTTATTTAGATAATAAGTACGGCGTGCGAATAGAGGATGACTTAGTTATTACGGAGATGGGGTGTCAGGTTTTAACTTTGGCGCCTAAGGAATTAATCGTATTGTGA
- the rpsR gene encoding 30S ribosomal protein S18, with protein sequence MAQQRRGGFKRRKKVDFIAANKIEYVDYKDTELLSRFVSERGKILPRRVTGTSAKNQRKVTTAIKRARVMALMPYVNED encoded by the coding sequence ATGGCTCAACAACGTCGTGGCGGATTCAAACGCCGTAAAAAAGTTGACTTCATCGCAGCTAACAAAATTGAATATGTTGATTACAAAGATACTGAACTTCTTAGCCGTTTCGTGTCAGAACGTGGGAAAATTCTTCCTCGTCGTGTAACAGGAACTTCAGCTAAAAACCAACGTAAAGTAACCACAGCAATCAAACGTGCTCGTGTTATGGCACTTATGCCTTACGTAAACGAAGATTAA